In Paenibacillus kyungheensis, the following are encoded in one genomic region:
- the secA gene encoding preprotein translocase subunit SecA translates to MLGLVKKIFGDTNERDVKRLLKTVEIINKMEPEFEALSHEEVQAKTAEFRERLEKGETLDQLLPEAFCTVREASKRVLGMRHFDVQLIGGVALHEGRIAEMKTGEGKTLVGTLPVYLNALASKGVHVVTVNDYLAQRDSLQMGRIYNFLGMTVGVNLNGMQHDEKQAAYACDITYGTNNEFGFDYLRDNMVLYKEQMVQRPLYFCIIDEVDSILIDEARTPLIISGQAQKSTELYFAADRFVKTLKMEEDFNVDIKVKSVALTEKGVEKAENFFGLENLYDNKNVTINHHVVQALKANTIMRRDVDYVVADGEVLIVDEFTGRLMAGRRYSDGLHQAIESKESLKVQNESMTLATITFQNYFRMYKKLAGMTGTAKTEEEEFKKIYGLEVLQVPTNRVNQREDFADVVYKSEESKFRAVVDEIVVRHEKNQPILVGTVSIENSERLSEMLKRKGIKHQVLNAKYHAEEAEIIARSGQPGTVTIATNMAGRGTDILLGEGVKDTGGLHIIGTERHESRRIDNQLRGRAGRQGDPGSTQFYLSLGDELMKRFGADNVMNMMEKLGFEEDQPIESRMITRAVESAQKRVEGSNFDMRKIVLQYDDVMNKQREIIYKQRREVLESDNIREVVLQMIKPCIERIVEVHCNDDIPENWELQAIADYVNNNFLQEGTITEQELHEQEKEEMVNYLFERVELRYLQREKEIGEEMVREFEKVVVLRAVDRKWMDHIDAMEQLRQGIHLRAYGGTDPLREYQFEGFEMFNQMIAEIQEEVATYVMRAQIASNQEREAVVDESKMSTSGGETAEKRPSREERRRRRK, encoded by the coding sequence ATGCTAGGACTTGTGAAGAAAATTTTTGGCGATACCAATGAACGTGATGTTAAACGTCTATTGAAAACCGTCGAGATCATTAATAAAATGGAACCGGAATTTGAGGCATTGTCTCATGAGGAAGTACAAGCCAAAACGGCTGAATTCCGCGAACGTCTGGAAAAAGGAGAAACACTGGATCAACTATTGCCAGAAGCATTCTGTACTGTACGTGAAGCTTCCAAACGTGTGCTAGGCATGCGTCATTTTGACGTACAATTGATCGGTGGTGTCGCTCTGCATGAAGGAAGAATCGCAGAGATGAAAACAGGTGAAGGTAAAACACTTGTAGGAACACTTCCTGTATATCTAAATGCACTTGCTAGTAAAGGTGTGCACGTCGTTACAGTTAATGATTATTTGGCTCAACGTGATAGTCTACAAATGGGTCGCATTTATAACTTCTTGGGCATGACTGTAGGGGTTAACCTGAACGGTATGCAACATGACGAGAAGCAAGCGGCTTATGCTTGTGATATCACTTATGGTACAAATAATGAATTTGGATTTGATTACTTGCGTGACAATATGGTGTTGTACAAAGAACAAATGGTACAACGTCCATTGTACTTCTGTATTATTGATGAAGTAGATTCGATCTTGATCGATGAAGCACGTACACCACTTATTATTTCAGGACAAGCACAGAAATCAACTGAATTGTATTTTGCAGCAGATCGCTTTGTAAAAACATTGAAAATGGAAGAAGATTTCAATGTTGATATCAAAGTAAAATCTGTAGCATTAACTGAAAAAGGTGTTGAAAAAGCAGAGAATTTCTTCGGCTTAGAAAACCTATATGACAACAAAAATGTAACGATCAATCACCATGTAGTACAAGCGCTAAAAGCAAACACAATCATGCGTCGTGACGTAGATTATGTTGTTGCTGATGGCGAAGTATTGATCGTAGATGAATTTACAGGTCGCTTAATGGCGGGTCGTCGTTATAGCGATGGTTTACACCAAGCGATCGAATCGAAAGAATCTTTGAAAGTACAAAACGAAAGTATGACACTGGCAACAATCACGTTCCAGAACTACTTCCGTATGTACAAAAAGCTTGCAGGTATGACAGGTACAGCGAAAACAGAAGAAGAAGAATTCAAAAAGATCTACGGTCTAGAAGTACTTCAAGTACCGACTAACCGTGTGAATCAACGTGAAGACTTTGCTGATGTTGTCTATAAGAGCGAAGAAAGTAAATTCCGCGCTGTTGTTGACGAAATCGTTGTACGTCATGAGAAAAACCAACCGATTCTTGTCGGTACAGTGTCGATTGAGAACTCTGAACGTCTTTCTGAAATGCTAAAACGCAAAGGTATTAAGCATCAGGTCCTCAATGCAAAATACCATGCAGAAGAAGCAGAAATTATTGCACGCTCCGGTCAACCAGGTACAGTAACGATCGCTACTAACATGGCTGGACGTGGTACAGATATTTTACTTGGCGAAGGTGTAAAAGACACAGGTGGCTTGCATATTATCGGTACAGAGCGTCATGAATCTCGCCGTATTGATAATCAGCTTCGTGGTCGTGCAGGTCGTCAAGGAGATCCAGGTTCTACACAGTTCTACCTTTCTCTAGGTGATGAACTAATGAAACGCTTTGGTGCAGATAATGTAATGAATATGATGGAGAAATTGGGCTTTGAAGAAGACCAACCGATTGAAAGTCGTATGATTACACGTGCTGTAGAATCTGCTCAAAAACGTGTTGAAGGTAGTAACTTCGATATGCGTAAAATCGTATTGCAATATGATGATGTGATGAACAAACAACGTGAAATCATTTATAAACAACGTCGTGAAGTATTGGAATCTGATAATATTCGTGAAGTTGTATTGCAAATGATCAAACCTTGTATTGAACGCATCGTAGAAGTACATTGTAATGACGATATCCCTGAGAACTGGGAACTTCAAGCGATTGCAGATTATGTGAACAATAACTTCTTGCAAGAAGGTACGATCACAGAACAAGAACTACATGAGCAAGAAAAAGAAGAGATGGTTAACTATCTGTTCGAGCGTGTAGAACTACGCTACTTGCAACGTGAAAAAGAAATTGGCGAAGAAATGGTTCGCGAATTTGAAAAAGTCGTTGTTCTTCGTGCAGTTGACCGTAAATGGATGGATCATATTGATGCGATGGAACAATTGCGTCAAGGTATTCATCTTCGTGCTTACGGTGGTACAGATCCTTTGCGTGAGTACCAATTTGAAGGCTTCGAAATGTTTAACCAAATGATCGCTGAGATTCAAGAAGAAGTAGCTACTTATGTTATGAGAGCACAAATTGCAAGTAACCAGGAACGCGAAGCGGTTGTGGATGAAAGCAAAATGAGCACAAGTGGTGGCGAAACGGCTGAAAAACGTCCGTCTCGTGAAGAACGTCGTCGTAGACGTAAATAA
- the hpf gene encoding ribosome hibernation-promoting factor, HPF/YfiA family: MNFVIRGQQIDVTDAMKDYVDKKLGRLERYFDSPPVSDGTVTLSVNRGQHTVEVTIPLPGLILRAEDRSEDMYSSIDSVVDKLERQIRKHKTKLNRKFRQEGSLKSFFVEDPTAAALAVAEDADIENELDELEVVRNKRFLLKPMDVEEAILQMNMIGHTFFVFSNVDTQEVNVVYRRDDGKYGLIEQE, from the coding sequence ATGAACTTTGTTATACGTGGTCAACAAATCGATGTTACAGATGCTATGAAAGATTATGTGGACAAAAAGTTAGGCAGACTTGAAAGATATTTTGATTCACCTCCCGTTTCTGACGGAACGGTTACACTTAGTGTCAATCGTGGACAGCACACAGTAGAGGTTACAATCCCTCTCCCTGGACTTATTTTACGTGCAGAAGATCGCAGTGAAGATATGTATTCTTCGATCGACTCTGTAGTAGATAAGCTGGAACGTCAGATTCGCAAACATAAAACTAAATTAAATCGTAAATTCCGCCAAGAGGGAAGCTTGAAATCCTTCTTCGTAGAAGATCCTACGGCTGCTGCACTTGCTGTTGCTGAGGATGCGGATATTGAAAATGAATTAGATGAATTGGAAGTTGTACGTAACAAACGCTTCCTCCTAAAACCGATGGATGTAGAAGAAGCTATCTTGCAAATGAATATGATTGGACATACATTCTTTGTATTCTCCAACGTAGACACTCAAGAAGTAAACGTTGTTTATCGTCGTGACGATGGTAAATACGGATTGATTGAACAAGAATAA
- a CDS encoding cold shock domain-containing protein, with translation MNGKVKWFNAEKGYGFIETEEGGDVFVHFSAIQTEGFKTLEEGQSVEFDIVEGARGPQAANVIKL, from the coding sequence ATGAATGGTAAAGTAAAATGGTTTAACGCAGAAAAAGGATATGGTTTTATTGAGACTGAAGAAGGCGGAGACGTATTTGTACACTTTTCTGCGATTCAAACTGAAGGTTTCAAAACGTTAGAAGAAGGTCAATCCGTAGAATTCGATATCGTTGAAGGCGCGCGTGGACCACAAGCAGCTAACGTTATCAAATTATAA
- a CDS encoding 2-aminoethylphosphonate aminotransferase encodes MVNTAVIVAAGLGSRLKERTTHQPKGFVEIDGLAIVERSIQQLIASGITHIVIGTGYLSAFYEELAGKYPQINCVHNKDYQDSGSMYTLYQMRDTLDSDFLLLESDLLYDPSGLKYLLHDSTQDIILASGTTHSNDEVYIEYDHNHFLVNMSKQLSVLKSADAELVGICKISIDTYKRMCQWSAEVFAQHWKWDYEQALVAVSKNKPLLVQKIEHYVWCEIDTEEHLVRAKQDIYPKLQHITEQSFPVRRNILLNPGPATTTDTVKLAQVIPDICPRETEFGELMKWTADQLTSFVAPIDQFTTVLFGGSGTAAVEAVLSSVVGEGKLLIISNGAYGERMAEIVGAYGIDHEVFASSPIMPLAFDEIEQVLQHNSNVFTHVAVVHHETTSGILNDIHKLGQLCARYNIDLIADAMSSYGAIPIDMLHSHISFLISSSNKNLQGMAGISFVIANRAKLQALQNHTPRNYYLNLYRQYEYFEKTGQMRFTPPVQTFYALKQAIIETQQEGIAERYQRYTHSWETLIAGLDQLELQYLVPLEHHSKIITTIQEPTIDGYDFDQMHDYLYRYGITIYPGKIGKLSSFRIANIGEIDHQDITYFLEKLGDYLNTIR; translated from the coding sequence ATGGTAAATACAGCCGTTATTGTAGCAGCAGGGTTAGGTAGCCGATTAAAAGAACGCACAACTCATCAACCTAAAGGATTTGTTGAAATCGACGGGCTTGCTATAGTCGAACGTTCTATCCAACAATTAATTGCTTCCGGGATAACGCATATTGTGATAGGAACAGGATACCTTTCGGCGTTTTATGAAGAATTGGCTGGGAAATATCCTCAAATCAATTGTGTCCATAACAAAGACTATCAAGATAGCGGTAGTATGTACACGTTATACCAGATGAGAGATACGCTAGACTCAGATTTTCTATTATTGGAGTCTGATTTATTGTATGATCCATCAGGATTAAAATATCTACTACACGATTCTACGCAAGATATTATTCTAGCTAGTGGCACAACTCATTCCAACGATGAAGTCTATATTGAATATGATCATAATCATTTTCTCGTTAATATGTCTAAACAGTTATCTGTATTAAAAAGCGCTGATGCTGAACTTGTAGGTATTTGCAAAATTTCAATAGATACGTACAAACGCATGTGCCAGTGGTCAGCAGAGGTATTTGCCCAGCACTGGAAATGGGATTATGAACAAGCATTAGTGGCTGTAAGTAAAAACAAACCATTGCTAGTTCAAAAAATAGAGCATTATGTATGGTGTGAAATTGATACTGAAGAACATCTAGTGCGTGCAAAGCAAGACATTTACCCTAAATTGCAACATATCACAGAGCAGTCTTTTCCAGTTCGGCGCAATATTTTACTTAATCCAGGACCGGCGACTACAACGGATACTGTAAAATTAGCTCAAGTGATCCCTGATATTTGCCCGCGTGAAACCGAATTTGGTGAATTGATGAAATGGACAGCAGATCAATTGACTTCTTTTGTCGCACCTATAGATCAATTTACGACTGTATTATTTGGTGGATCTGGAACTGCTGCTGTAGAAGCTGTGCTTAGTTCTGTTGTAGGTGAAGGTAAATTGTTGATTATTAGTAATGGTGCTTATGGTGAACGTATGGCTGAGATTGTAGGCGCTTATGGAATCGATCATGAGGTGTTCGCTAGTTCTCCTATTATGCCATTAGCTTTTGACGAGATTGAACAGGTATTACAACATAACTCTAATGTATTTACACATGTAGCAGTTGTGCATCACGAAACAACCAGTGGCATTTTAAATGATATCCATAAGCTGGGTCAACTATGTGCACGTTATAATATAGATCTGATAGCGGATGCGATGAGTTCGTATGGTGCTATTCCTATTGATATGCTTCACAGTCATATTTCGTTTTTGATATCCAGTTCGAATAAAAATTTGCAAGGAATGGCGGGTATTAGTTTTGTGATTGCGAACCGCGCCAAACTGCAAGCGTTACAAAACCATACTCCTCGTAACTATTATCTCAATTTATATCGACAATACGAATATTTTGAAAAAACAGGACAGATGCGTTTTACTCCACCTGTTCAAACCTTTTATGCATTGAAGCAAGCTATTATCGAGACACAACAAGAAGGTATAGCAGAGCGATATCAGCGGTATACACATTCATGGGAAACGTTGATTGCAGGCTTGGATCAATTAGAGCTTCAATATCTAGTGCCATTAGAGCATCATTCCAAAATTATTACGACGATTCAAGAACCGACTATAGATGGATACGATTTTGATCAAATGCACGATTATTTATATCGTTATGGGATTACGATTTATCCAGGTAAAATTGGTAAATTATCTTCTTTCCGTATTGCTAATATTGGGGAGATTGATCATCAAGATATTACTTATTTCCTCGAAAAGTTAGGCGATTATTTGAATACGATTCGTTAA
- a CDS encoding class I SAM-dependent methyltransferase: MADWKEIWSRTRQLPAEKQDLQFLIEADGFNSGAGKIAAPDWLAYTAYVTQLAQISPDDSIYEIGCGSGAFLYPFYQQGHAVGGIDYSASLIEIANMVMPAMNFEVQEALQLDLTHAYDVVIANSVFQYFPSLTYATQVIERMYAKANKRVILLDLNDIAFEEEALAIRKGALSEGEYEEKYKGLDHLFYDRNFVEQLMQGKHVTVQSSDQQIQNYGNNKFRFNVVIEKW; the protein is encoded by the coding sequence ATGGCTGATTGGAAAGAGATTTGGTCACGTACCCGACAACTTCCAGCAGAAAAACAAGATTTACAATTTTTAATTGAAGCAGATGGTTTTAATTCAGGTGCAGGCAAAATTGCTGCGCCTGATTGGCTAGCTTATACGGCATATGTCACTCAATTAGCACAGATTTCTCCTGATGATTCGATTTACGAAATTGGTTGTGGTAGTGGAGCATTTTTGTATCCTTTTTATCAACAAGGACATGCTGTAGGTGGAATCGATTATTCTGCTAGTCTGATCGAAATTGCAAATATGGTAATGCCAGCGATGAACTTTGAGGTTCAAGAAGCTTTACAATTGGATCTAACTCACGCCTATGATGTTGTGATCGCGAATAGCGTTTTTCAATATTTTCCTTCGTTAACGTATGCTACACAAGTGATTGAACGTATGTATGCGAAAGCGAACAAAAGAGTGATTTTACTCGATCTGAATGATATTGCTTTTGAAGAGGAAGCATTAGCGATTCGTAAAGGTGCTCTATCTGAAGGAGAATACGAAGAAAAGTACAAAGGGTTGGATCATTTGTTTTACGATCGCAATTTTGTAGAGCAACTTATGCAAGGTAAACATGTCACTGTTCAATCTAGTGATCAACAGATTCAGAATTACGGTAACAACAAATTTCGATTTAATGTGGTGATTGAGAAATGGTAA
- the aepY gene encoding phosphonopyruvate decarboxylase: METKVFGEELKRLGFDFFTGVPCSFLKDLINYAINECDYVGAANEGDAVAIASGAYLGGRKAVVLMQNSGLTNAVSPLTSLNYTFKLPVLGFVSLRGEAGVADEPQHELMGQITTQMLDLMQVKWAYLADEWEEAQIQLQQADNYIAQNQTFFFVVKKGTFNKEALQQSTHVFTHQPSIINRPTDTESPRLTRFQVLDTINRLKDASSIQLATTGFTGRELYEVEDSAQNLYMVGSMGCISSLGLGVSLAQPSKKVIAIDGDGALLMRMGNLATNGQYGPSNMLHVVLDNQCHDSTGGQDTVSATIDFAAIAAGCGYRHVEVVYTTEQLEAAITLWQQQPQLTFIYIPTIKGAKDNLSRPSIKPYEVKERLVKYING, from the coding sequence ATCGAAACAAAAGTTTTTGGTGAAGAGTTAAAGCGATTGGGGTTCGATTTTTTTACAGGTGTACCTTGTTCTTTTCTCAAAGACCTCATCAATTATGCGATTAATGAATGTGATTATGTAGGAGCTGCTAATGAAGGTGATGCTGTTGCTATTGCTAGTGGAGCCTATTTGGGAGGACGCAAAGCTGTCGTATTGATGCAGAATTCAGGTCTAACCAATGCAGTCTCGCCGCTTACGTCATTAAATTATACCTTTAAATTACCTGTGCTTGGATTTGTCAGTCTGCGCGGAGAAGCAGGAGTAGCCGATGAACCTCAACATGAGTTGATGGGACAGATTACTACTCAAATGCTAGATCTTATGCAGGTGAAGTGGGCTTATCTTGCTGATGAATGGGAAGAAGCACAGATTCAATTGCAACAGGCAGATAATTATATTGCTCAAAATCAGACCTTCTTTTTTGTAGTTAAAAAAGGAACATTTAACAAAGAAGCATTACAACAATCTACACATGTCTTCACTCATCAACCTAGTATTATAAATCGTCCTACTGATACGGAATCTCCAAGACTCACTCGATTTCAAGTATTGGATACTATTAATCGCTTAAAAGATGCCAGTTCGATTCAATTAGCGACTACTGGATTTACAGGTAGAGAACTATATGAAGTAGAAGATTCTGCTCAAAATTTGTATATGGTAGGCTCAATGGGCTGTATCAGTTCACTCGGGCTAGGAGTATCATTAGCACAACCTTCCAAAAAAGTTATAGCTATCGATGGAGATGGCGCTTTATTAATGAGAATGGGTAATCTAGCGACGAACGGACAATACGGGCCTTCCAATATGCTACATGTTGTATTAGATAACCAGTGTCACGATTCTACAGGTGGTCAAGATACCGTATCAGCAACGATCGATTTTGCTGCGATCGCTGCTGGATGTGGATATCGTCATGTTGAAGTGGTCTATACCACCGAGCAATTAGAAGCAGCGATTACATTATGGCAACAACAGCCGCAACTTACATTCATCTATATACCAACGATCAAAGGTGCGAAAGATAATTTGAGTCGTCCGAGTATTAAGCCTTACGAAGTGAAAGAAAGGCTGGTGAAGTATATCAATGGCTGA
- the aepX gene encoding phosphoenolpyruvate mutase: MKKTQMLKQMITSSELDFIMEAHNGISAKIVEEAGFKGIWGSGLTISASLGVRDNNEASWTQVLDVMEYMNDATSLPILLDGDTGYGNFNNMRRLVRKLEQRGVAGVCIEDKLFPKTNSFISGETQPLADIEEFCGKIQAAKETQLDDDFCVVARLESFIAGWGLDEALRRAEAYRLAGADAILVHSKKADSSDIEAFMKEWGNRHPIVIVPTKYYSTPTDQFRDMGINMVIWANHTLRSAIQSMQQTVQQIYRDQSLINVEGKITTVSEVFSLQGADELKEAEKRYLPTSGKKINAVILAASQGSLGELTKDTPKTMLKVNGKPILSRQIDDLNKVGIKDIAVVRGFAKDQIALNNIATIDNDHYASTQELSSLYLAKDKIAGSATLISYGDIIYKNYILNDLLNDENDITIVVDADPELSGKPQDLVVSEKPYSRNMYSTAVKLVSISESNDYNSFNGEFIGLWKVSQKGAEAVKAILDQLAQQSNFNQLTVVDLFNELVKEHPIAIKFIKGDWLNIDSIVDLQKAGELL, encoded by the coding sequence ATGAAAAAAACGCAAATGCTCAAACAAATGATTACTAGCTCTGAACTTGATTTTATTATGGAAGCTCATAACGGAATATCTGCCAAAATTGTAGAAGAAGCAGGATTCAAAGGGATCTGGGGAAGTGGATTGACAATTTCTGCTTCTCTAGGTGTACGGGACAACAACGAAGCTTCATGGACGCAAGTTCTTGATGTAATGGAATATATGAATGATGCAACATCTCTTCCTATTTTACTAGATGGTGATACCGGTTATGGTAACTTCAACAACATGCGCAGATTAGTACGTAAGTTAGAACAACGCGGAGTAGCTGGTGTATGTATTGAAGATAAATTATTCCCTAAAACCAACTCTTTTATTTCTGGAGAAACACAACCTTTAGCAGATATCGAAGAATTTTGTGGCAAAATTCAAGCGGCTAAAGAAACACAACTTGATGACGATTTTTGCGTAGTCGCACGTTTAGAATCTTTTATTGCTGGTTGGGGATTGGATGAAGCTTTACGCCGTGCAGAAGCGTATCGGTTAGCAGGAGCAGATGCAATTTTGGTACACAGTAAAAAGGCGGATAGTTCAGATATTGAAGCCTTTATGAAAGAATGGGGCAATCGCCATCCCATCGTGATTGTACCGACCAAATATTACTCAACACCTACCGATCAATTTAGAGATATGGGGATCAATATGGTAATCTGGGCGAACCATACTCTTCGTTCTGCTATTCAATCGATGCAACAAACAGTCCAACAAATTTATCGCGATCAATCCTTGATCAATGTTGAAGGCAAAATTACAACTGTTTCTGAAGTGTTCAGCTTACAAGGAGCAGATGAATTAAAAGAAGCAGAAAAACGATATTTGCCAACATCCGGCAAAAAGATTAATGCTGTTATTTTGGCAGCGAGTCAAGGTAGCCTGGGTGAACTGACCAAAGATACACCGAAAACGATGTTAAAAGTGAATGGCAAACCTATATTAAGTAGACAAATTGATGATCTTAACAAAGTAGGTATTAAAGATATTGCTGTCGTGCGTGGATTTGCTAAAGACCAAATCGCGTTAAATAATATCGCCACGATAGATAATGATCACTATGCTTCTACACAAGAGTTGAGTTCTTTATATCTCGCTAAAGACAAAATAGCAGGTAGCGCTACTCTAATCAGTTACGGAGATATTATCTACAAAAATTATATTTTAAATGATCTATTGAATGATGAAAATGATATTACGATTGTAGTCGATGCTGATCCTGAATTGTCTGGTAAGCCTCAAGATTTGGTAGTGTCTGAAAAGCCGTACTCACGTAATATGTATTCGACTGCTGTGAAGCTTGTTAGTATTAGCGAGTCTAACGATTACAACTCATTTAATGGAGAGTTTATTGGATTATGGAAAGTCTCGCAAAAAGGTGCTGAAGCGGTTAAAGCCATATTAGATCAATTAGCACAACAATCGAATTTTAATCAATTAACAGTAGTAGATCTTTTTAATGAATTAGTTAAAGAGCATCCTATAGCTATCAAATTTATTAAAGGGGATTGGCTGAATATTGATAGCATTGTTGATTTGCAAAAAGCGGGTGAACTGCTGTGA
- a CDS encoding sulfatase-like hydrolase/transferase gives MRKYPIQQSIHYLSALYQDIKTDFENNNVVNLQNNIEKYEKSNSDAHLISIKSNAYFQLGEYQKAEAVLLQGLKEYPFHFDINLNAGIVYEMQTKLEMSLCYYIQAHKFSKTKEERDLAETYINRMNLLLKEVYENEPNELVKIFNLGNRLLQEKDYRSFPLDAYQQSTIRQLMASDTVNPYMTNMYKSFNIHNVDQKNRFDYATETLPGNVYSSHHEIILDQPTILPVSVLDTQTSLSFELNKKVYSFANNDLFYNSHQYLRFNETGTLKIKTDKPVFIGKPLSITDSPLSKKLVVNIFVDGVSGAFIQKHHLSELMPNTYNYFKNSFITNDCYATSEWTFPSVASMYTGKYTTNHHIFHPDFNYDFASNNKMMQEYFKEAGYMTTQIGGDWRVTPAHGYHKGFDRIIYKNFMSGGMDTANIVSETLEHLEAFKGKNNFLWISLADLHHVPDDIDQNLMTQVQLDISERVKRDTKGPTTVLTPFDTNKHDKYINEIKRIDFYLNTLYEYFNNNYQDEEVLIVLHSDHGQSFLENTDILLNESRRKVPLMIKGGSTPVGTSNELMATIDILPTLLHLAQLPAATEIDGQLPVIFGGDSARTFTYTEAIHPNQTYKAALTDDTHHVYFENGTAIQNDGLIDLNQYTLRLINKVTGEDETEALADRADYYEQIIWEHVQSNAKF, from the coding sequence ATGAGAAAATATCCAATTCAACAAAGTATTCATTATTTATCTGCACTATATCAAGATATCAAAACAGATTTTGAAAACAACAATGTAGTAAATTTACAAAATAATATCGAAAAATACGAAAAATCGAACAGTGATGCTCATCTAATCTCAATCAAAAGTAACGCTTATTTTCAATTAGGAGAATATCAAAAAGCTGAAGCTGTTCTTCTACAAGGCTTAAAAGAATATCCTTTTCATTTTGATATCAATTTGAATGCAGGGATAGTCTACGAAATGCAAACCAAATTAGAGATGAGTCTCTGCTATTACATTCAAGCTCATAAATTCTCCAAAACTAAAGAAGAGCGTGATCTTGCTGAAACTTATATCAATCGTATGAACTTGCTATTAAAAGAAGTATATGAAAATGAACCTAATGAATTAGTAAAAATTTTCAATCTAGGTAATCGTCTGCTTCAAGAAAAAGATTATCGTTCTTTTCCTTTAGATGCTTATCAACAAAGTACAATACGCCAATTGATGGCTTCAGACACTGTTAATCCTTACATGACTAATATGTATAAGAGCTTCAATATTCATAATGTGGATCAAAAAAATAGATTTGATTATGCTACAGAAACACTTCCGGGAAATGTGTACTCCTCCCATCACGAGATTATATTAGATCAACCTACTATTTTGCCTGTTTCTGTTTTAGATACACAGACTAGCCTTAGTTTTGAACTTAATAAAAAAGTATATTCTTTTGCAAATAACGATTTATTTTACAATTCACATCAATATTTAAGATTTAATGAGACTGGTACTTTGAAAATAAAAACGGATAAACCTGTCTTTATTGGGAAACCTTTATCTATCACAGACAGTCCTCTATCTAAAAAATTAGTTGTTAATATCTTTGTTGATGGTGTATCCGGTGCATTTATACAGAAACATCACTTATCAGAATTAATGCCTAATACGTATAACTACTTCAAAAATAGCTTTATCACCAATGATTGTTACGCTACTAGCGAATGGACATTTCCAAGTGTAGCGAGTATGTATACAGGAAAATATACAACCAATCATCATATTTTTCATCCAGATTTCAATTATGATTTTGCAAGCAACAATAAAATGATGCAAGAGTATTTTAAAGAAGCTGGTTATATGACGACTCAAATCGGTGGAGATTGGCGTGTTACTCCAGCACATGGTTATCATAAAGGATTTGACCGTATTATTTATAAAAACTTTATGAGTGGTGGTATGGATACTGCCAATATTGTTAGTGAAACCTTAGAACATCTGGAAGCATTTAAAGGAAAAAATAATTTCTTATGGATATCACTTGCAGATCTACATCATGTTCCTGATGATATTGATCAAAACTTAATGACTCAAGTACAGCTTGATATTAGTGAAAGAGTGAAACGAGATACTAAAGGTCCAACAACAGTACTTACTCCTTTTGACACCAATAAACATGATAAATATATCAATGAAATCAAACGAATTGATTTTTATTTGAATACATTATATGAGTACTTTAATAACAATTATCAAGATGAAGAGGTTTTAATTGTTTTACATTCAGATCATGGACAGTCTTTTTTAGAAAATACAGATATTTTACTTAACGAAAGTAGACGCAAAGTTCCATTAATGATCAAAGGTGGATCTACACCAGTTGGAACATCTAATGAATTGATGGCTACAATAGATATTTTACCAACCCTGCTTCATTTAGCTCAATTGCCAGCTGCAACAGAGATTGATGGTCAATTGCCTGTCATATTCGGTGGCGATAGCGCTCGAACATTTACTTATACAGAAGCGATTCATCCAAATCAGACCTATAAAGCAGCTTTGACCGATGATACGCATCATGTTTACTTTGAGAACGGAACGGCTATTCAAAACGATGGCTTAATTGATCTTAATCAGTACACTCTTCGATTGATTAACAAAGTGACAGGGGAAGACGAAACAGAAGCACTTGCAGATCGAGCAGATTATTATGAACAGATCATATGGGAACATGTTCAGAGCAATGCTAAATTTTAA